From the Deltaproteobacteria bacterium genome, one window contains:
- a CDS encoding NADP-dependent oxidoreductase, which produces MSTTVSREIHLKKRPVGMPTAADFELVDVPIPTPAAGQFLVRNVFMSVDPYMRGRMMDRPSYIPPFEVGQVMDGGSVGQVMKSEHPGFAAGDYVCGVATGGWREWWLSDGTMMQQVDPALAPLQAYLGVLGMPGITAYAGLLRIGQPKEGETVFVSAAAGAVGSVVCQVAKAKGCRVVGSVGSDAKADWLRREAGVDAIVNYKTCGSLLAAVKAAAPRGIDVYFENVGGEHLEVALELMNRFGRIVACGMISQYNATEPPPGPRNLGLVIGRSLTLQGFIVSDYLDMVPSFFADMGQWVREGKMKWEETIVDGIARAPEAFLGLFSGVNAGKMLVRLGPDRA; this is translated from the coding sequence ATGAGCACGACCGTGAGCCGCGAGATCCACCTGAAGAAGCGTCCCGTCGGGATGCCGACGGCCGCCGACTTCGAGCTCGTCGACGTCCCGATTCCGACGCCGGCCGCCGGACAGTTCCTGGTGCGGAACGTCTTCATGTCGGTCGATCCCTACATGCGCGGCCGCATGATGGACCGCCCGAGCTACATCCCGCCGTTCGAGGTCGGGCAGGTGATGGACGGCGGCTCGGTCGGGCAGGTGATGAAGTCCGAGCACCCGGGCTTCGCCGCCGGCGACTACGTCTGCGGCGTCGCCACCGGCGGCTGGCGCGAGTGGTGGCTCTCCGACGGGACGATGATGCAGCAGGTCGATCCCGCCCTCGCGCCGCTGCAGGCGTACCTCGGCGTGCTCGGCATGCCGGGGATCACCGCGTACGCGGGGCTCCTGCGCATCGGGCAGCCGAAGGAGGGCGAGACGGTCTTCGTGTCGGCGGCCGCAGGCGCGGTCGGGTCGGTGGTGTGTCAGGTCGCCAAAGCGAAGGGCTGCCGCGTGGTCGGCTCCGTCGGGTCGGACGCGAAGGCCGACTGGCTCCGCCGCGAGGCCGGCGTCGACGCGATCGTGAACTACAAGACCTGCGGCAGTCTGCTGGCGGCGGTGAAGGCCGCGGCGCCGCGGGGCATCGACGTGTACTTCGAGAACGTCGGCGGCGAGCATCTCGAGGTCGCGCTCGAGCTCATGAACCGCTTCGGGCGCATCGTCGCGTGCGGGATGATCAGCCAGTACAACGCGACCGAGCCGCCGCCCGGCCCGCGCAATCTCGGCCTCGTCATCGGCAGGAGCCTCACCCTGCAGGGCTTCATCGTGTCGGACTACCTCGACATGGTCCCGAGTTTCTTCGCCGACATGGGGCAGTGGGTGCGGGAAGGCAAGATGAAGTGGGAGGAGACGATCGTCGACGGCATCGCCAGGGCGCCCGAGGCGTTCCTCGGCCTCTTCAGCGGCGTCAACGCCGGCAAGATGCTCGTGCGATTGGGTCCCGACCGCGCGTGA
- a CDS encoding universal stress protein, whose amino-acid sequence MTRPEGERITLDEILIETFTTEIGAPGAARAPAIRRVLVPTDFSPSSLHALPYAEEMARRFDAELLVLYVDFAPSIYDPTQDDVVTSKVAIGRAADVLRARGVRARAVYRRGAAADEIVRGAADEKADLIVMATHGRTGLAHALMGSVAESVVRRAACPVLSVRGLASK is encoded by the coding sequence ATGACGCGACCCGAAGGCGAGCGCATCACGCTCGACGAGATCCTGATCGAAACGTTCACGACGGAAATCGGCGCGCCCGGAGCGGCGCGCGCTCCGGCGATCCGCCGTGTCCTCGTGCCGACGGACTTCTCGCCGTCGTCGCTGCACGCGCTTCCCTACGCGGAGGAGATGGCGCGCCGTTTCGACGCGGAGCTCCTCGTCCTCTACGTCGACTTCGCCCCGTCGATCTACGATCCGACGCAGGACGACGTCGTCACCTCGAAGGTCGCGATCGGGCGCGCCGCCGACGTGCTGCGCGCACGCGGCGTTCGGGCGCGCGCGGTGTACCGGCGCGGCGCCGCCGCCGACGAGATCGTGCGCGGGGCGGCCGACGAGAAGGCGGACCTGATCGTCATGGCGACGCACGGCCGCACCGGCCTCGCGCACGCGCTCATGGGCAGCGTCGCGGAGAGCGTGGTGCGTCGCGCCGCGTGCCCGGTCCTGAGCGTGCGCGGTCTCGCGTCGAAGTGA
- a CDS encoding DUF1566 domain-containing protein translates to MFRPAIVLILSVASASIALAAGDPEAACQKGRVSAAARFAACEQKAASVVVATGDHDKLSAAVGKCRVKYQAAWAKLWTQALGTGSSCDTDRFVEVAGTTVVDNLTGLQWEMKTDDGGVHDKDDFYDWSATSMTSPAADGAVFTTFLATLNGGCFAGQCDWRLPTRGELETILSQGYPCAENPCIPPGFGPTNGSLYWASTNVPGLPRFAWTVHFGTGYVFYNYTHQTSMVRAVRGGL, encoded by the coding sequence ATGTTCCGCCCGGCGATCGTCCTGATCCTCTCGGTCGCCTCCGCGTCCATCGCCCTCGCGGCCGGCGACCCTGAAGCTGCCTGTCAGAAGGGCCGCGTCTCGGCGGCCGCCCGGTTCGCCGCCTGCGAGCAGAAGGCCGCGAGCGTCGTCGTGGCGACGGGCGATCACGACAAGCTCTCCGCCGCGGTCGGCAAGTGCCGCGTCAAGTACCAGGCGGCATGGGCGAAGCTCTGGACCCAGGCGCTCGGCACCGGATCGAGCTGCGACACGGATCGCTTCGTCGAGGTCGCCGGGACGACCGTCGTCGACAACCTCACCGGCCTCCAGTGGGAGATGAAGACCGACGACGGCGGCGTGCACGATAAAGACGACTTCTACGATTGGAGCGCGACCTCGATGACCTCACCGGCGGCGGACGGAGCCGTCTTCACCACCTTCCTCGCGACATTGAACGGCGGTTGCTTCGCCGGCCAGTGCGATTGGCGGCTGCCGACGCGCGGCGAGCTCGAGACGATCCTGTCGCAAGGGTACCCGTGCGCGGAGAACCCCTGCATCCCGCCGGGGTTCGGGCCGACCAACGGCTCCCTGTACTGGGCGAGCACCAACGTGCCGGGCTTGCCGAGGTTCGCCTGGACCGTGCACTTCGGAACCGGCTACGTCTTCTACAACTACACGCACCAGACGAGCATGGTGCGAGCGGTGCGCGGCGGCTTGTAG
- a CDS encoding N-acetyltransferase translates to MTPKTIAELWGRFVDGTSDFDALMRRAVLRALAVRVGDGVRIEPGAGFLHAETFEVADGVFIGAQAYLQGRSGGTCRIGTRVWIGPQAYLDARDLVIEDDVGIGPGVRILGSAHTGLPPDPPAIDADVAAEPVRIERGADVGVNAVVLPGVTIGRESVVGAAAVVTRDVPPLAIVAGVPARILRYRRRARPRQRPTAGATPGS, encoded by the coding sequence ATGACGCCGAAGACGATCGCCGAGCTCTGGGGTCGTTTCGTCGACGGCACGAGCGACTTCGACGCGCTCATGCGGCGCGCCGTGCTACGAGCCCTCGCGGTGCGCGTCGGCGACGGCGTCCGCATCGAGCCCGGCGCCGGCTTCCTGCACGCCGAGACCTTCGAGGTGGCCGACGGGGTCTTCATCGGAGCGCAGGCCTACCTGCAGGGACGAAGCGGCGGGACGTGCCGCATCGGTACGCGGGTCTGGATCGGACCGCAGGCCTACCTCGACGCCCGCGACCTGGTGATCGAGGACGACGTCGGGATCGGCCCGGGGGTGCGCATCCTCGGCTCGGCGCACACCGGACTGCCCCCCGACCCGCCCGCGATCGACGCCGACGTCGCCGCGGAGCCCGTACGCATCGAGCGCGGCGCCGACGTCGGCGTGAACGCGGTCGTCCTTCCCGGTGTCACCATCGGGCGGGAGAGCGTGGTCGGCGCGGCCGCGGTCGTGACCCGCGACGTGCCGCCGCTTGCGATCGTCGCCGGCGTACCCGCGCGCATCCTGCGCTATCGCCGTCGGGCGCGGCCCCGCCAGCGCCCGACGGCCGGAGCGACCCCGGGCTCGTGA
- a CDS encoding PIN domain-containing protein: MSGLVDTNVLLYGANADADEYAVARVFLSAVGRAPDPWYLTDGIVYEFLRVATHPKVFPQPLTWRDALAFLQPFLEAANVHVLRATDAHWALLPRVLERLTHPSGNLFFDVRTVVTMREHGLRRIYTTDVDFLQFDDLEVVNPLRAAR; this comes from the coding sequence GTGTCGGGTCTCGTCGACACGAACGTGTTGCTCTACGGCGCCAACGCGGATGCCGACGAGTATGCCGTCGCCCGCGTGTTTCTGAGCGCCGTGGGACGGGCACCGGACCCTTGGTACCTGACCGACGGTATCGTCTACGAGTTCCTGCGCGTCGCGACCCATCCGAAGGTGTTCCCGCAACCACTCACGTGGCGCGATGCGCTCGCGTTCCTCCAACCGTTCCTCGAGGCGGCCAACGTCCACGTGTTGCGCGCTACCGACGCGCACTGGGCGCTCCTGCCGCGCGTCCTCGAGCGCCTGACCCACCCGAGCGGGAATCTCTTCTTCGACGTGCGTACGGTGGTGACCATGCGCGAGCACGGCCTGCGGCGCATCTACACGACCGACGTCGATTTCCTCCAGTTCGACGACCTCGAGGTCGTGAACCCTCTGCGCGCCGCGCGCTAA
- a CDS encoding aromatic ring-hydroxylating dioxygenase subunit alpha produces MTAWLSDADVARRLFDHMDRGGTDLAEGVWREPVAHYRSAARYAAELELLRGRIAAFCPSAALPETGSYLARTAAGTPLVAVRGTDGCARVFRNACRHRGARVATGDGCAKAFVCRYHGWTYGLDGALRHVPHADAFPGLDQAQRGLVALPTVETHGLVFMCQEPAVAADPELDGWPALVPAGNRLVQATDQELPVNWKVFVESFLEGYHIRSTHRDTFYPVQYDNLNVVEHVGPYTRITFPYRAIERLRARPAAEWRVDGKLTYVYHLFPNVMVATFPHFVFVVAIEPVAIDRTRFLTWVTAADQRNGTAGGVPAAPRLRATSAEGAALIAAGAAEDNAATIAVQEGLASGANAWLEFGRAEGAIQHFHRTLRDALAARGVVPEATA; encoded by the coding sequence ATGACGGCATGGCTCAGCGACGCGGACGTGGCGCGGCGGCTCTTCGACCACATGGACCGGGGCGGGACCGATCTCGCGGAGGGTGTGTGGCGCGAGCCCGTGGCCCACTATCGGTCGGCCGCGCGCTACGCGGCCGAGCTCGAGCTGTTGCGCGGCCGCATCGCGGCTTTCTGCCCGTCCGCGGCCCTGCCCGAAACGGGATCGTATCTCGCACGCACGGCGGCCGGAACGCCGCTCGTCGCGGTGCGCGGCACCGACGGGTGCGCCCGCGTCTTCCGGAACGCGTGCCGCCACCGCGGCGCGCGCGTCGCCACCGGCGACGGCTGCGCCAAGGCGTTCGTCTGCCGCTACCACGGATGGACCTACGGGCTCGACGGCGCGCTCCGCCACGTGCCGCATGCGGACGCCTTTCCGGGGCTCGATCAGGCGCAGCGCGGCCTCGTCGCGCTGCCGACCGTCGAGACGCACGGACTCGTGTTCATGTGCCAGGAGCCCGCCGTCGCGGCCGACCCCGAGCTCGACGGGTGGCCGGCCCTCGTCCCCGCCGGGAACCGCCTCGTCCAGGCGACCGACCAGGAGCTGCCCGTCAACTGGAAGGTCTTCGTCGAGTCGTTCCTCGAGGGCTACCACATCCGCTCGACCCACCGGGACACGTTCTACCCGGTGCAGTACGACAACCTGAACGTCGTCGAGCACGTCGGACCGTACACGCGGATCACGTTTCCCTATCGCGCGATCGAGCGGCTACGCGCCCGGCCGGCCGCCGAGTGGCGCGTCGACGGCAAGCTCACCTACGTCTACCACCTCTTCCCGAACGTCATGGTCGCCACGTTCCCGCACTTCGTCTTCGTGGTCGCGATCGAGCCGGTCGCGATCGACCGCACGCGCTTCCTCACCTGGGTCACGGCGGCGGACCAACGCAACGGCACCGCGGGAGGCGTCCCGGCGGCGCCGCGCCTGCGCGCCACCTCCGCCGAGGGCGCCGCGCTCATCGCCGCCGGCGCGGCCGAGGACAACGCCGCCACGATCGCCGTGCAGGAAGGCCTCGCGAGCGGCGCCAACGCGTGGCTCGAGTTCGGCCGCGCCGAAGGCGCGATCCAGCACTTCCACCGCACGCTCCGTGACGCGCTCGCCGCGCGCGGCGTCGTTCCCGAGGCGACGGCGTGA
- the rnr gene encoding ribonuclease R, which produces MKQARGRARHAREHGGDRRRDAAGARDEAAAVAAIERGLGVMAAPPGGEALAALAAEHGLRAGTVSVHPDGYAFLVEPGGDERRGEDLYIGGAGLRPAMHGDTVLAAVRHARRGRFTRSEGRVVFVVTRRWQRLLGVCRRGRSGAYLIPQDHRLLYGCRLVETAGARDGDMVSAVVTQYPGPHHDLEARVEAVLGPASDPRVETEAVIRRLELPTEFPPDVLAEAARIPAAIDPAVLGALAGELPPPVTARRPWHEAVTIRERLDLRALPLVTIDGETARDFDDAVAVLPGPHGGARLLVAIADVAAYVRRGSALDREARLRGTSVYFPDHVLPMLPEALSNGICSLNPGVDRLVQAVLLDCDARGEVLGAAFFPGVMRSRARLTYTTVRRVIVDQHPPTRQEHADLVEHLERMAALAERLTAMRRRRGSIDLDLPEAEVIIDATGRPENIVRAERNAAHRLIESFMLAANEAVAHYLTTRRIPLPYRIHEPPAEDALRDLARFLEGFGLRLVLQEGAVRPRAVQRVLDGAAGRPEERLVHTIVLRSMTQARYAPENAGHFGLAASHYTHFTSPIRRYPDLVLHRILAAHLRGDGRVLAAIAGELGPICEESSKRERLAMDAERAVIQLKKVQFMEDKVGETYDGFVSGVAAFGLFVELAEYFVDGLVHVATLTDDHYDLVERQHRLVGRRRGRTFRVGDAVTVRVAAVSIERKQIDLVLAEARRDDVARRAARVTSTRDRARSGPGTRRDAPRSPRRCP; this is translated from the coding sequence GTGAAGCAAGCGCGCGGCCGGGCGCGACACGCGCGAGAGCACGGCGGCGACCGCCGGCGGGACGCGGCCGGCGCGCGTGACGAGGCGGCAGCCGTCGCCGCGATCGAGCGCGGCCTCGGCGTCATGGCGGCGCCGCCCGGCGGCGAGGCGCTCGCCGCCCTCGCCGCCGAGCACGGCCTCCGCGCCGGCACCGTCTCGGTGCATCCCGACGGCTACGCGTTCCTCGTCGAGCCGGGCGGCGACGAGCGGCGCGGCGAGGACCTCTACATCGGCGGCGCCGGGCTCCGTCCGGCCATGCACGGCGACACGGTGCTCGCCGCCGTTCGCCATGCGCGGCGCGGACGGTTCACGCGTTCCGAGGGGCGGGTCGTCTTCGTCGTCACGCGGCGCTGGCAGCGCCTCCTCGGCGTCTGTCGCCGGGGTCGGAGCGGCGCGTACCTCATCCCGCAGGACCACCGCCTCCTCTACGGGTGCCGGCTCGTCGAGACGGCCGGCGCGCGCGACGGCGACATGGTGAGCGCCGTCGTCACCCAGTACCCCGGCCCGCACCACGACCTCGAGGCGCGCGTGGAAGCGGTGCTCGGCCCGGCGAGCGACCCGCGCGTCGAGACCGAAGCCGTGATCCGGCGCCTCGAGCTCCCGACGGAGTTCCCGCCGGACGTGCTCGCCGAGGCCGCCAGGATTCCCGCGGCGATCGATCCCGCCGTGCTCGGCGCGCTCGCCGGCGAGCTGCCGCCGCCCGTCACGGCCCGGCGTCCGTGGCACGAAGCCGTGACCATCCGCGAGCGCCTCGACCTCCGCGCGCTGCCGCTCGTCACGATCGACGGCGAGACGGCGCGCGACTTCGACGACGCGGTCGCCGTGCTGCCGGGCCCGCACGGCGGCGCGCGGCTCCTGGTCGCGATCGCGGACGTGGCGGCCTACGTGCGGCGCGGGAGCGCCCTCGACCGCGAGGCGCGCCTGCGCGGGACCAGCGTCTACTTCCCGGACCACGTGCTGCCGATGCTCCCCGAGGCGCTCTCGAACGGCATCTGCAGCCTGAACCCGGGGGTCGACCGGCTCGTCCAGGCGGTGCTCCTCGACTGCGACGCGCGCGGCGAGGTGCTCGGCGCCGCGTTCTTCCCGGGCGTGATGCGGAGCCGGGCGCGCCTCACGTATACGACGGTGCGGCGGGTCATCGTCGATCAGCACCCGCCGACGCGGCAGGAGCACGCCGACCTGGTCGAGCACCTCGAGCGCATGGCGGCGCTCGCCGAACGCCTCACCGCCATGCGGCGCCGGCGTGGCTCGATCGACCTCGATCTCCCCGAGGCCGAGGTGATCATCGACGCGACCGGACGTCCCGAGAACATCGTGCGCGCCGAGCGGAACGCGGCGCACCGCTTGATCGAGAGCTTCATGCTCGCCGCCAACGAGGCGGTCGCGCACTACCTCACGACCCGACGGATCCCGCTGCCCTACCGCATCCACGAGCCGCCTGCCGAAGACGCGCTCCGCGATCTCGCGCGCTTCCTGGAAGGGTTCGGCCTACGCCTCGTGCTCCAGGAGGGCGCGGTCCGGCCGCGCGCCGTGCAGCGCGTCCTCGACGGCGCCGCCGGTCGTCCCGAGGAACGCCTCGTCCACACGATCGTGCTGCGCTCGATGACCCAGGCCCGCTACGCGCCGGAGAACGCCGGCCACTTCGGCCTCGCCGCGTCGCACTACACCCACTTCACGTCGCCGATCCGGCGCTATCCCGACCTCGTTCTGCACCGTATCCTCGCGGCGCACCTCCGCGGCGACGGGCGCGTCCTCGCGGCGATCGCGGGCGAGCTCGGACCGATCTGCGAGGAGAGCTCGAAGCGCGAGCGCCTCGCCATGGACGCCGAGCGCGCGGTGATCCAGCTGAAGAAGGTGCAGTTCATGGAGGACAAGGTCGGCGAAACCTACGACGGCTTCGTCTCGGGCGTGGCGGCGTTCGGCCTCTTCGTCGAGCTCGCCGAGTACTTCGTGGACGGCCTCGTCCACGTCGCCACCCTGACCGACGACCACTACGACCTCGTCGAACGTCAGCACCGCCTCGTCGGCCGCCGGCGCGGGCGGACGTTCCGCGTCGGTGACGCCGTGACGGTGCGCGTGGCAGCCGTGTCGATCGAGCGGAAGCAGATCGACCTCGTGCTCGCCGAGGCGCGTCGCGACGACGTCGCGCGCCGGGCCGCTCGCGTCACTTCGACGCGAGACCGCGCACGCTCAGGACCGGGCACGCGGCGCGACGCACCACGCTCTCCGCGACGCTGCCCATGA
- a CDS encoding NAD-dependent epimerase/dehydratase family protein, with the protein MPATPKALVLGANGFLGSHVTRQLVAAGRAVRVLVRATSDTRAIDDLAVERARGDVLDPASLRAAMEGCGSVFHCAVDTRAWLHDSAPLFRVNVDGLRNVIDAALAAGVRRFVFTSSIATIGRPVNGGRATEEDAIDPGEDVPAYVRSRVEAERLFLTACRERGLPGLALCVGNTYGAGDWAPTPHGNLVRKAARGRMLFSWNGGGPSVDVDDAARALLLAETQGRVGERYIVAERWLTFRELLELAARAGGARPPRWHVPTPIMEVGVRAIETVARLLGIETTMTMASLECSRRIPDTDASKARTELGWEPRPIEAAIRDAVAFYTERRRDPEARS; encoded by the coding sequence GTGCCGGCGACCCCGAAAGCCCTCGTCCTCGGCGCGAACGGCTTCCTCGGCAGCCACGTCACCCGACAGCTCGTCGCCGCCGGACGTGCCGTCCGCGTCCTCGTCCGCGCGACCAGCGACACGCGCGCGATCGACGACCTCGCGGTCGAGCGGGCGCGCGGCGACGTCCTCGACCCGGCGTCGCTGCGAGCCGCCATGGAGGGCTGCGGAAGCGTCTTCCACTGCGCGGTCGACACGCGCGCCTGGCTGCACGACTCGGCGCCCCTCTTTCGCGTGAACGTCGACGGACTGCGGAACGTGATCGACGCTGCGCTCGCTGCCGGCGTCCGCCGTTTCGTCTTCACAAGCTCGATCGCGACCATCGGACGGCCCGTGAACGGCGGCCGCGCGACCGAGGAGGACGCGATCGATCCGGGCGAGGACGTGCCCGCCTACGTACGGTCGCGCGTCGAGGCCGAACGCCTCTTCCTCACCGCCTGCCGCGAGCGCGGCCTGCCCGGCCTCGCGCTGTGTGTCGGCAACACGTACGGCGCCGGCGACTGGGCGCCAACGCCGCACGGCAATCTCGTCCGGAAGGCCGCACGCGGCCGCATGCTCTTCTCCTGGAATGGCGGCGGCCCGTCGGTGGACGTGGACGACGCGGCGCGCGCGCTCCTGCTCGCGGAGACGCAAGGCCGCGTCGGCGAGCGCTACATCGTCGCCGAGCGCTGGCTCACGTTCCGCGAGCTCCTCGAGCTCGCCGCGCGGGCCGGGGGTGCACGCCCGCCGCGCTGGCACGTGCCGACGCCGATCATGGAGGTGGGGGTCCGGGCGATCGAGACCGTCGCGCGCCTCCTCGGCATCGAGACCACGATGACGATGGCGTCCCTCGAATGCTCCCGTCGCATCCCCGACACGGACGCGTCGAAGGCGCGCACCGAGCTCGGCTGGGAGCCGCGGCCGATCGAGGCCGCGATCCGCGATGCCGTCGCGTTCTACACCGAGCGCCGGCGCGACCCGGAGGCACGTTCGTGA
- a CDS encoding DUF4215 domain-containing protein, translating into MFMRPRSLLGATLAAGLLLASVADAQTTLVGGRTLNVKAKPGKPPSTSIGFVKDPELYALTNPLCPATSALRLSSSSQVKTEISLPCANWAIAGGGFAYKDKLGAAGGVQRITYKGGKLAIKMKGAALSPLTGPVDFAEVRLRIGDTRYCGRFTTFKANEASRIGGKGPTVACQPICGDGIVDPNEVCDDGDLQSGDGCDANCTPTACGNGVTSGTEVCDDGNIAPGDGCRADCTVEACGDAIVDPGEQCDDGNVVDGDCCSATCAAEDGGPCTDGDLCTSGDVCVGSTCVGAAVKPWINEFDYDDIAQGGNIDRDEFVEIAAPAGTDLGGYAIVAVEGNSGCGFTGFVGVTTGNANFTSVIPAGTIVPDDTGLGVGFVVACFSYTSARHVAAGDCDLVLPAPSTETNLQNGDFLNSNGWQCPDGILLLDPQGGLADAVSYEGTVPGVGSFGPLFQVTPYSAGVDQGFKTGVSFEKRSQIGRATSTAEWDLSGSCTDAGLFDLTCTEFSDSPGRENPGQDLHCPELFCGDGVTTAGEQCDDGAANSDAPDAACRTDCTLRRCGDGIIDPVAGEACEADAECAPGETCFGCVCLTGSLLGALDFSVAPGPSTSMVTDDGESSWLSVTPTFGINNGTQGNFNPGPLHLEAGIPDVNGRTALYLTATAYIGASVPSIAGPGRVCLRIEQDPAHAGEIDCDGGTNYDVDLVVDSAGLGANGTPTITVGAGAGDSGAGAAVIRVRATAAQTPDGVTPCEDADYSPAPTVETAFTTAIAKSTILNPRQGGAQTVVTLPGKPFDCGAWTENGPASIVAPNVNMDVALPVVGTLDIAQALRFDDD; encoded by the coding sequence ATGTTCATGCGCCCGCGCTCGCTCCTCGGAGCCACCCTCGCCGCCGGCCTCCTGCTGGCCTCCGTTGCCGACGCCCAGACGACCCTCGTCGGCGGCCGTACGCTGAACGTCAAGGCGAAGCCCGGCAAGCCGCCATCCACGAGCATCGGCTTCGTGAAGGACCCGGAACTCTACGCGCTCACGAACCCGCTCTGCCCCGCGACCTCGGCGCTGCGGCTCTCGTCGTCGAGCCAGGTGAAAACCGAGATCAGCCTTCCCTGCGCCAACTGGGCGATCGCCGGGGGCGGCTTCGCGTACAAGGACAAGCTCGGCGCCGCGGGCGGCGTGCAACGCATCACGTACAAGGGCGGCAAGCTCGCCATCAAGATGAAGGGCGCGGCCCTCTCGCCGCTCACGGGTCCCGTCGACTTCGCCGAGGTGCGGCTCCGGATCGGTGACACGCGCTACTGCGGCCGCTTCACGACCTTCAAGGCCAACGAGGCCAGCCGGATCGGCGGCAAGGGCCCGACCGTCGCGTGCCAGCCGATCTGCGGCGACGGCATCGTCGACCCGAACGAGGTGTGCGACGACGGTGACCTGCAGAGCGGCGACGGGTGCGACGCCAACTGCACGCCGACCGCGTGCGGCAACGGCGTCACGTCCGGCACCGAAGTTTGCGACGACGGCAACATCGCACCGGGCGATGGCTGTCGCGCCGACTGCACCGTCGAGGCGTGCGGCGACGCCATCGTCGACCCCGGCGAGCAATGCGACGACGGCAACGTCGTCGACGGCGACTGCTGCTCGGCGACCTGCGCGGCCGAGGACGGCGGGCCGTGCACCGACGGCGACCTCTGCACGAGCGGCGACGTCTGCGTCGGCTCAACCTGCGTCGGCGCGGCGGTGAAGCCCTGGATCAACGAATTCGACTACGACGACATCGCCCAGGGCGGGAACATCGACCGCGACGAGTTCGTCGAGATCGCGGCGCCCGCCGGGACCGATCTCGGCGGCTACGCGATCGTGGCGGTCGAAGGCAACAGCGGCTGCGGCTTCACGGGCTTCGTCGGCGTCACGACGGGCAATGCCAACTTCACGTCGGTCATCCCGGCGGGCACGATCGTCCCCGACGATACCGGCCTCGGCGTCGGGTTCGTGGTGGCGTGCTTCAGCTACACGTCGGCACGCCACGTCGCGGCCGGCGACTGCGATCTCGTGCTCCCGGCGCCGAGCACCGAGACGAACCTCCAGAACGGAGACTTCCTCAATTCGAACGGGTGGCAGTGTCCCGACGGGATCCTGCTGCTCGATCCGCAGGGCGGGCTCGCGGATGCCGTCAGCTACGAGGGCACCGTGCCCGGCGTCGGCAGCTTCGGGCCGCTCTTCCAGGTGACGCCGTACAGCGCGGGCGTCGACCAGGGCTTCAAGACCGGCGTCTCGTTCGAGAAGCGCAGCCAGATCGGCCGTGCCACCAGCACCGCCGAATGGGACCTCTCCGGCAGTTGCACGGACGCCGGCCTCTTCGACCTCACGTGCACGGAGTTCTCGGACTCGCCGGGCCGCGAGAACCCCGGCCAGGACCTGCACTGCCCCGAGCTCTTCTGCGGCGACGGCGTCACGACCGCGGGCGAGCAATGCGACGACGGCGCCGCCAACTCCGACGCGCCGGACGCGGCGTGCCGCACCGACTGCACGCTGCGCCGCTGCGGCGACGGCATCATCGATCCCGTCGCCGGCGAGGCCTGCGAAGCGGACGCGGAGTGCGCCCCCGGCGAGACCTGCTTCGGATGCGTCTGCCTCACGGGCTCGCTGCTCGGGGCGCTCGACTTCAGCGTCGCGCCGGGGCCGTCGACCTCGATGGTGACGGACGACGGAGAGTCGAGCTGGCTCAGCGTCACACCGACGTTCGGCATCAACAACGGCACCCAGGGGAACTTCAACCCCGGACCGCTCCACCTCGAGGCCGGCATCCCCGACGTCAACGGCAGGACGGCGCTCTACCTGACGGCGACGGCGTACATCGGCGCGAGCGTCCCCTCCATCGCCGGCCCCGGACGCGTGTGCCTCCGCATCGAGCAGGATCCCGCGCATGCCGGCGAGATCGACTGCGACGGCGGCACCAACTACGACGTGGACCTCGTCGTCGACAGCGCCGGGCTCGGCGCGAACGGCACGCCGACGATCACGGTCGGCGCCGGCGCCGGCGACTCCGGCGCGGGAGCGGCAGTGATCCGCGTCCGCGCGACGGCGGCGCAGACACCGGACGGCGTCACGCCGTGCGAGGACGCCGACTACTCGCCGGCCCCGACCGTCGAGACCGCCTTCACGACCGCAATCGCCAAGAGCACGATCCTGAATCCCCGGCAGGGCGGCGCGCAAACGGTCGTGACGCTCCCGGGCAAGCCCTTCGACTGCGGCGCGTGGACGGAGAACGGTCCCGCCAGCATCGTCGCCCCGAACGTCAACATGGACGTGGCCCTGCCCGTCGTCGGGACGCTCGACATCGCGCAGGCGCTGCGCTTCGACGACGACTGA